A genomic window from Silene latifolia isolate original U9 population chromosome 11, ASM4854445v1, whole genome shotgun sequence includes:
- the LOC141610542 gene encoding uncharacterized protein LOC141610542 isoform X8 — protein sequence MSLPALVVFSVSDSNREVRYLSFTGPQRQLRFGPVEDVFSDLARFAVEPAGDGLVHIRSCYDNFYWTRASRFEPWLLASNRQKVDDLSRDDSTLFRPRMSAGNVFVSFVHARSGLNVVMRPATDAHAYNLCVEHGAPTEFSYTDYVRLRMIRLPKYVIFLGDNFKSLGVWQSTANSGYPKYTYEHNSTSRDVAFEVFYNKSGDNIRVKSLRFNEFWCVFPPSSVVVVGPIPESDPRMLFDVALSNPSYQSWDGIAIRSLAFNLYCYRWDAIRGDELVAGTNIANDTRACIRPIYLAVLGRSRVNVESLRHAWRGPTSSRVLDVMHVSNSESREVERTVRAQYQGQRIGFSNSFPIIKAADSAKAVFNVPLPKFVTNGGLQFSEEKTNITSTWNWGTETLPFIMSEAVVLKIPPRSRVTATLSVNIATYEVPFSYKQIDELPYGGTQTQDLHDGVYKVETEYGASFSYSNVRPFTTEVLDDENIYTDIQALNLEVVNLQDDGIKVEAKASDEGLNLQDDGIEVEAKASDEGLNVQDDGIEAKASDEVKQEL from the exons ATGTCTTTGCCTGCGCTAGTGGTTTTCTCAGTGAGTGACTCAAATAGGGAGGTAAGATACTTGAGTTTTACGGGTCCTCAAAGACAACTCCGGTTTGGTCCTGTAGAAGACGTATTCAGTGACTTAGCTAGGTTCGCGGTTGAGCCAGCCGGAGATGGCCTCGTTCACATTAGATCCTGCTACGACAACTTCTACTGGACTAG GGCATCAAGATTTGAACCGTGGTTGTTGGCATCCAACCGGCAGAAAGTGGACGACTTATCAAGGGACGATTCTACGCTATTCCGGCCGCGTATGAGTGCCGGGAACGTCTTTGTAAGCTTTGTACACGCGCGAAGCGGGTTAAACGTCGTGATGCGTCCAGCCACCGACGCACATGCTTATAACTTATGTGTAGAGCATGGCGCGCCAACTGAGTTTAGCTACACTGATTACGTTCGCTTACGTATGATCAGACTTCCAAAATACGTAATATTCCTAGGTGACAATTTCAAGTCTTTAGGCGTTTGGCAATCTACCGCAAATTCAGGGTACCCAAAATATACGTATGAGCATAACTCGACGAGCCGAGACGTGGCGTTCGAGGTCTTTTACAATAAAAGCGGCGATAACATAAGAGTCAAGTCCTTGAGATTTAACGAATTCTGGTGTGTGTTCCCGCCTAGTAGTGTAGTTGTGGTAGGCCCCATCCCCGAGTCGGACCCGAGAATGTTATTTGATGTGGCCCTGTCTAACCCTTCTTACCAGAGCTGGGACGGCATTGCTATTCGCTCCCTCGCCTTCAACCTGTATTGCTATAGATGGGATGCCATCcgtggtgatgaattggttgcaGGAACGAACATAGCTAATGATACTCGAGCCTGTATCCGGCCTATTTACTTGGCCGTCTTAGGTAGAAGTCGTGTCAATGTCGAAAGCTTACGTCACGCTTGGAGAGGGCCCACGTCATCCCGGGTGTTGGATGTAATGCATGTATCAAACTCGGAATCACGTGAAGTTGAGAGAACGGTACGTGCTCAGTATCAAGGGCAGCGGATTGGATTTAGTAATAGTTTTCCGATAATCAAGGCTGCGGATTCGGCTAAGGCCGTGTTTAATGTTCCGCTTCCCAAATTTGTTACAAATGGGGGACTACAGTTTTCCGAAGAGAAAACAAATATTACTTCTACTTGGAATTGGGGAACTGAAACCCTTCCGTTTATTATGTCGGAGGCCGTCGTACTCAAAATACCACCTAGGTCAAGAGTCACTGCAACTCTGTCTGTTAATATAGCCACTTATGAGGTACCCTTTTCTTACAAACAAATCGACGAGTTGCCATATGGTGGTACTCAAACTCAAGATCTCCATGACGGTGTTTATAAGGTAGAAACCGAGTATGGTGCCTCGTTCAGTTATAGCAACGTTCGACCTTTTACAACAGAG GTACTTGACGACGAGAATATTTACACGGATATCCAAGCCTTGAATCTTGAG GTAGTCAATCTACAAGACGATGGCATCAAAGTCGAAGCAAAAGCATCTGATGAG GGACTCAATCTACAAGACGATGGCATCGAAGTCGAAGCAAAAGCATCTGATGAG GGACTCAATGTACAAGACGATGGCATCGAAGCAAAAGCATCGGATGAGGTTAAACAAGAATTGTAA
- the LOC141610542 gene encoding uncharacterized protein LOC141610542 isoform X7, whose translation MSLPALVVFSVSDSNREVRYLSFTGPQRQLRFGPVEDVFSDLARFAVEPAGDGLVHIRSCYDNFYWTRASRFEPWLLASNRQKVDDLSRDDSTLFRPRMSAGNVFVSFVHARSGLNVVMRPATDAHAYNLCVEHGAPTEFSYTDYVRLRMIRLPKYVIFLGDNFKSLGVWQSTANSGYPKYTYEHNSTSRDVAFEVFYNKSGDNIRVKSLRFNEFWCVFPPSSVVVVGPIPESDPRMLFDVALSNPSYQSWDGIAIRSLAFNLYCYRWDAIRGDELVAGTNIANDTRACIRPIYLAVLGRSRVNVESLRHAWRGPTSSRVLDVMHVSNSESREVERTVRAQYQGQRIGFSNSFPIIKAADSAKAVFNVPLPKFVTNGGLQFSEEKTNITSTWNWGTETLPFIMSEAVVLKIPPRSRVTATLSVNIATYEVPFSYKQIDELPYGGTQTQDLHDGVYKVETEYGASFSYSNVRPFTTEVLDDENIYTDIQALNLEVVNLQDDGIKVEAKASDEGLNLQDDGIEVEAKASDEGLNLQDDGIKVEAKASDEGLNVQDDGIEAKASDEVKQEL comes from the exons ATGTCTTTGCCTGCGCTAGTGGTTTTCTCAGTGAGTGACTCAAATAGGGAGGTAAGATACTTGAGTTTTACGGGTCCTCAAAGACAACTCCGGTTTGGTCCTGTAGAAGACGTATTCAGTGACTTAGCTAGGTTCGCGGTTGAGCCAGCCGGAGATGGCCTCGTTCACATTAGATCCTGCTACGACAACTTCTACTGGACTAG GGCATCAAGATTTGAACCGTGGTTGTTGGCATCCAACCGGCAGAAAGTGGACGACTTATCAAGGGACGATTCTACGCTATTCCGGCCGCGTATGAGTGCCGGGAACGTCTTTGTAAGCTTTGTACACGCGCGAAGCGGGTTAAACGTCGTGATGCGTCCAGCCACCGACGCACATGCTTATAACTTATGTGTAGAGCATGGCGCGCCAACTGAGTTTAGCTACACTGATTACGTTCGCTTACGTATGATCAGACTTCCAAAATACGTAATATTCCTAGGTGACAATTTCAAGTCTTTAGGCGTTTGGCAATCTACCGCAAATTCAGGGTACCCAAAATATACGTATGAGCATAACTCGACGAGCCGAGACGTGGCGTTCGAGGTCTTTTACAATAAAAGCGGCGATAACATAAGAGTCAAGTCCTTGAGATTTAACGAATTCTGGTGTGTGTTCCCGCCTAGTAGTGTAGTTGTGGTAGGCCCCATCCCCGAGTCGGACCCGAGAATGTTATTTGATGTGGCCCTGTCTAACCCTTCTTACCAGAGCTGGGACGGCATTGCTATTCGCTCCCTCGCCTTCAACCTGTATTGCTATAGATGGGATGCCATCcgtggtgatgaattggttgcaGGAACGAACATAGCTAATGATACTCGAGCCTGTATCCGGCCTATTTACTTGGCCGTCTTAGGTAGAAGTCGTGTCAATGTCGAAAGCTTACGTCACGCTTGGAGAGGGCCCACGTCATCCCGGGTGTTGGATGTAATGCATGTATCAAACTCGGAATCACGTGAAGTTGAGAGAACGGTACGTGCTCAGTATCAAGGGCAGCGGATTGGATTTAGTAATAGTTTTCCGATAATCAAGGCTGCGGATTCGGCTAAGGCCGTGTTTAATGTTCCGCTTCCCAAATTTGTTACAAATGGGGGACTACAGTTTTCCGAAGAGAAAACAAATATTACTTCTACTTGGAATTGGGGAACTGAAACCCTTCCGTTTATTATGTCGGAGGCCGTCGTACTCAAAATACCACCTAGGTCAAGAGTCACTGCAACTCTGTCTGTTAATATAGCCACTTATGAGGTACCCTTTTCTTACAAACAAATCGACGAGTTGCCATATGGTGGTACTCAAACTCAAGATCTCCATGACGGTGTTTATAAGGTAGAAACCGAGTATGGTGCCTCGTTCAGTTATAGCAACGTTCGACCTTTTACAACAGAG GTACTTGACGACGAGAATATTTACACGGATATCCAAGCCTTGAATCTTGAG GTAGTCAATCTACAAGACGATGGCATCAAAGTCGAAGCAAAAGCATCTGATGAG GGACTCAATCTACAAGACGATGGCATCGAAGTCGAAGCAAAAGCATCTGATGAG GGACTCAATCTACAAGACGATGGCATCAAAGTCGAAGCAAAAGCATCTGATGAG GGACTCAATGTACAAGACGATGGCATCGAAGCAAAAGCATCGGATGAGGTTAAACAAGAATTGTAA
- the LOC141610542 gene encoding uncharacterized protein LOC141610542 isoform X2, which produces MSLPALVVFSVSDSNREVRYLSFTGPQRQLRFGPVEDVFSDLARFAVEPAGDGLVHIRSCYDNFYWTRASRFEPWLLASNRQKVDDLSRDDSTLFRPRMSAGNVFVSFVHARSGLNVVMRPATDAHAYNLCVEHGAPTEFSYTDYVRLRMIRLPKYVIFLGDNFKSLGVWQSTANSGYPKYTYEHNSTSRDVAFEVFYNKSGDNIRVKSLRFNEFWCVFPPSSVVVVGPIPESDPRMLFDVALSNPSYQSWDGIAIRSLAFNLYCYRWDAIRGDELVAGTNIANDTRACIRPIYLAVLGRSRVNVESLRHAWRGPTSSRVLDVMHVSNSESREVERTVRAQYQGQRIGFSNSFPIIKAADSAKAVFNVPLPKFVTNGGLQFSEEKTNITSTWNWGTETLPFIMSEAVVLKIPPRSRVTATLSVNIATYEVPFSYKQIDELPYGGTQTQDLHDGVYKVETEYGASFSYSNVRPFTTEVLDDENIYTDIQALNLEVVNLQDDGIKVEAKASDEELNLQDDGIKVEAKASDEVVNLQDDGIKVEAKASDEGLNLQDDGIKVEAKASDEGLNVQDDGIEAKASDEVKQEL; this is translated from the exons ATGTCTTTGCCTGCGCTAGTGGTTTTCTCAGTGAGTGACTCAAATAGGGAGGTAAGATACTTGAGTTTTACGGGTCCTCAAAGACAACTCCGGTTTGGTCCTGTAGAAGACGTATTCAGTGACTTAGCTAGGTTCGCGGTTGAGCCAGCCGGAGATGGCCTCGTTCACATTAGATCCTGCTACGACAACTTCTACTGGACTAG GGCATCAAGATTTGAACCGTGGTTGTTGGCATCCAACCGGCAGAAAGTGGACGACTTATCAAGGGACGATTCTACGCTATTCCGGCCGCGTATGAGTGCCGGGAACGTCTTTGTAAGCTTTGTACACGCGCGAAGCGGGTTAAACGTCGTGATGCGTCCAGCCACCGACGCACATGCTTATAACTTATGTGTAGAGCATGGCGCGCCAACTGAGTTTAGCTACACTGATTACGTTCGCTTACGTATGATCAGACTTCCAAAATACGTAATATTCCTAGGTGACAATTTCAAGTCTTTAGGCGTTTGGCAATCTACCGCAAATTCAGGGTACCCAAAATATACGTATGAGCATAACTCGACGAGCCGAGACGTGGCGTTCGAGGTCTTTTACAATAAAAGCGGCGATAACATAAGAGTCAAGTCCTTGAGATTTAACGAATTCTGGTGTGTGTTCCCGCCTAGTAGTGTAGTTGTGGTAGGCCCCATCCCCGAGTCGGACCCGAGAATGTTATTTGATGTGGCCCTGTCTAACCCTTCTTACCAGAGCTGGGACGGCATTGCTATTCGCTCCCTCGCCTTCAACCTGTATTGCTATAGATGGGATGCCATCcgtggtgatgaattggttgcaGGAACGAACATAGCTAATGATACTCGAGCCTGTATCCGGCCTATTTACTTGGCCGTCTTAGGTAGAAGTCGTGTCAATGTCGAAAGCTTACGTCACGCTTGGAGAGGGCCCACGTCATCCCGGGTGTTGGATGTAATGCATGTATCAAACTCGGAATCACGTGAAGTTGAGAGAACGGTACGTGCTCAGTATCAAGGGCAGCGGATTGGATTTAGTAATAGTTTTCCGATAATCAAGGCTGCGGATTCGGCTAAGGCCGTGTTTAATGTTCCGCTTCCCAAATTTGTTACAAATGGGGGACTACAGTTTTCCGAAGAGAAAACAAATATTACTTCTACTTGGAATTGGGGAACTGAAACCCTTCCGTTTATTATGTCGGAGGCCGTCGTACTCAAAATACCACCTAGGTCAAGAGTCACTGCAACTCTGTCTGTTAATATAGCCACTTATGAGGTACCCTTTTCTTACAAACAAATCGACGAGTTGCCATATGGTGGTACTCAAACTCAAGATCTCCATGACGGTGTTTATAAGGTAGAAACCGAGTATGGTGCCTCGTTCAGTTATAGCAACGTTCGACCTTTTACAACAGAG GTACTTGACGACGAGAATATTTACACGGATATCCAAGCCTTGAATCTTGAG GTAGTCAATCTACAAGACGATGGCATCAAAGTCGAAGCAAAAGCATCTGATGAG GAACTCAATCTACAAGACGATGGCATCAAAGTCGAAGCAAAAGCATCTGATGAG GTAGTCAATCTACAAGACGATGGCATTAAAGTCGAAGCAAAAGCATCTGATGAG GGACTCAATCTACAAGACGATGGCATCAAAGTCGAAGCAAAAGCATCTGATGAG GGACTCAATGTACAAGACGATGGCATCGAAGCAAAAGCATCGGATGAGGTTAAACAAGAATTGTAA